The sequence CCTTCGGCGAGGTCGGCGCACCGGTGTCCTGGGTGCTCGGCAACCACGACAAGGACCGGCAGGTGACCCGGTTCGGCGGCGGCGCCGTGGGCACCGCCCGGGCCCGGGCCGCCGCGCTGCTGATGCTGGCGCTGCCCGGCTCGGCCTACGTCTACGCCGGTGACGAGCTGGGCCTGCCGCAGGCCGACGTGCCCGACGAGGCCAAGCGCGACCCGATCTTCTTCCGCAGCGGAGGGGCCCGCTCGGGCCGCGACGGGTGCCGCGTGCCGATGCCCTGGAACCCGTCCCCCGGAGTCGGCTTCTCCACCCGCCCGGCCGAGCCCTGGTTGCCGATTCCCGACTACTGGGAGCGCTACGCGGTGTCCCGCCAGTCACGGGACGGCGGCTCGATGCTGACCCTCTACCGCCGGGCGCTCGCACTGCGTCAGGCGCACCCGGCCCTCGGCTCCGGCGAGGCCGCGGTGAGCACACGCGGCGACGTCCTCACCGTGCGCTGCACCGCCGCGGACGGCGCCGTCGTGCGGTGCGTGGTCAACATGGGGTCGGCGACGGCGCTGGTGCGCTCCCGCGGCCCGGTGCTGCTGGCCTCGAACACCAGCGTGCGCCGGTCCCCGGCCAGCGTGGCGCTGCCTCCGCACACCGCGATCTGGCTCGCCGAGGGCTGACGGCCGACGGCCGCCCCGGCCTCGCAGGCGGGGCGGCCCTCCGTCGTGGTGCGCGGCGACGGCCTCAGACGGGCTCGACCCCGAACACCCGGGCCAGGCGCTCGATCTTCCGGGCGCGCCCGAGCCGGGGCAGGTCGCTGCCGTCGCGGATGACCTGGCCGCGCGCGTCGAAATCGGCGAGGAAGTCCCGCGCCCACGCGACGTCGGACGGCGTGGGGCTGATGACCTCGTTGATGACCGGGAGCTGGTCCATGTCCAGGCACAGCTTGCCGGTGAGGCCCAGCGAGACGGTGACGGCGGTCTGCTCGCGCAGCACCGGGTGGCTGCTGCTCACCGTCGGTCCGTCGATCGGCCCGGGGAGCCCGCCGATGCGGCTGGCCACCACCAGGCGCGAGCGCGGGTAGGCCATCGCCAGGTCGTCGGCGCTCGTGCCGGTGTCGCGCCGGTAGTCGCCGCTGCCGAACGCCAGCCGGAAGGCGCCGCGGGCGCGGGCGATGTTCACCGCCTCCTCGATGCCGAGGGCCGACTCGACCAGCGCCAGGACCGGCGTGACCCCAGCGAGGCGGTCGAACGTCTCGGTCACGTGCTCGGCGGCCTCGGCCTTGGCCAGCATCACGCCGAGTAGGCCCGGCAGGCCGGCCAGCCCCGCGACGTCGTCGGCCCAGAAGGGCGTCGAGTGGTCGTTGATCCGCACCCAGGCGCTGCGGTCCTCCTGGGAGAGCCACTGGACCACGCCCTCGCGGGCCTCCGCCTTGTGCGCGGGGTCGACGGCGTCCTCGATGTCGAGCACCACCGAGTCGGCCCGCGATTCGTGCGCCACGTCGAACAGCTCCGTGCGCGCGCCGTTCACCAGCAGCCAGGAGCGTGCGTCCTCGGGCCCGACCTTCCGTCTTCTCGCCACGCCCACATCCTCGTACGGATCACCCGGCGGCACCGCTCCGGGTCCCCGCCGGGCCGGTTCCGGTCCCTCGCCTCCGCGTCAGCCGGCCGCCACCCGCGGGACGACCTCGGTGCCCAGCAGCTCGATCCCGCGCAGCAGGTCCTCGTGCGCCAGCCGCGGGTTGGTCATCTGCAGCGCCACCCGTTCCACGCCCCCGAGCTGGTCGGAGACGCGGCGCAGCTTGGCCGCGACCGTCTCGGGATCCCCCATGAAGAAGGCGCCGTCCGGCCCGCTGGTCGCGTCGAACTGGGCCCTGGTGGGCGCGGCGAACCCGCGCTCGCGGGAGACCTTGGTGAACATCTCGTGCCACCCGGGGTAGATCGTGTCCGCGGCCGCCTGCGTGCTGTCGGCGACGAAGCCGAAGACGTGCAGGCCGACCTGCAGCTTCTCCGGAGCGTGCCCGGCGTGCGCACCGGCCCGCCGGTAGAGGTCGACGAGCGGGGCGAACTGGCGGGGTTCGCCGCCGATGATCGCCACCATCAGCGGGAGGCCCAGCAGCCCGGCGCGGACGAAGGACTCCGGCGTCCCGCCCACGCCGACCCAGATCGGCAGCGGGTCCTGGAGCGGTCGCGGGTAGACCCCCTGACCGGTCAGCGGCGGCCGGTGCTTCCCGGACCAGGTGACGTGCTCGCTCTCCCGGATCTGCAGCAGCAGGTCGAGCTTCTCGGCGAACAGCTCGTCGTAGTCGGCCAGGCTCAGGCCGAAGAGCGGGAACGCCTCGGTGAAGGAGCCGCGGCCCACCACCAGGTCGATGCGGCCTCCGCTGATCAGGTCCAGGGTGGCGAACTGCTGGAACACGCGCACCGGATCCGCGGCGCTGAGCACCGCCACCGCGCTGCCCAGCCGGATACGGGACGTCCTCGCCGCCGCGGCGGCGAGGATCAGCGGCGGCGCGGAGTCGTAGTACTCGGGCCGGTGGTGCTCCCCGATGCCGAAGGAGTACAGCCCGACCCGGTCGGCGAGCTCGATCTCCTCGAGCAGGTGCGCCATCCGTTCTTCCGGGCCGATGACCCGCTCGGTGCGGGGATCGGTGACGGCGGAGACGAAGCTGTCGACGCCGAGGTGCATGGCCGTCCTCCGGGGCTGCGCGGACGGGCGCCGGCCGGCCGGCCGGCCCCGCGGGGATCCGGCCGTCAGTCAAGCACCGAGGGGCTGCCGGGGCAGGACACGTCCGGCCCGAACCCGCCGAGGACCCCGACCGGCTGGCCTGGTCGCCCCGGCTCCCGATGCGCCCGACCGCACGGCGGCGGCCACCTCACCGGAGGTGGCCGCCACGCCGCGTCTTCTACCAGCTCAGCCCGGCGGCACGACCCGGTCCAGCCAGGCGAGCAGGTCGCGGACCACCTCGGCGCGGTTGGTCTCGTTGAACACCTCGTGCCGGGCGCCGGGGTACGCCTGCAGCGTCACGTCCTCCACCCCGGCCTCCCGCAGCCGCTCGACCAGGACCCGGACCAGCGCCAGCTGCCCGTTGAGCGGATCCGCGTCGCCGACCGCGACGTACACCGGCAGGTCCGGCCGGATGCTGCGCACGCGGTCGGCGTCGGCCAGCTGCCGCCCCGAGAGGAACATCTGCCGGCTGTCCGCGGTGGCCAGGCCGAACCCGCACCGCGGGTCGGCGACGTAGGCGTCGACCTGCGCCTCGTCGCGGGAGAGCCAGTCGTAGTCGGTGCGGGCCGGCGTGAACGGCGCGTTGAACGCCGAGAGGTCGGTCGGCCCGTCGAGGTCGGTCGGCCCGTCGAGGTCGACGGCGGGCTCGAGCAGGTCCAGCAGCGTCGTCCCGGTGAGCACCAGGCCGGCCAGCTCCGCGGAGTGGTCGAGGACGTGCTGCTGGGCGGCGAAGGATCCCATGCTGTGCCCGAGCAGGACCAGCGGGGCGTCGGGCAGCTCGGCGCGCACGCGGGCGCTCAGCCGGCCGACGTCGCGCACCAGCTCGTCCCAGCCACCGGGTCCGAGGTCGCCCCAGCGGCCGTCCTCCGCGGTGGCGCCGTGCCCGCGGTGGTCCTGGCCCACGACCACCCAGCCGGCGCCGGTCAGCGCGGCGGCCAGGGGCTCGTAGCGGAGCAGGTGCTCACCCATCCCGTGGGTCAGCTGGACGATGCCGCGCACCGGGCCGGCGGGGTCCCAGCGGTAGGCGGTGACGCGGACGTCGGAGGCGGAGTCGATCGAGAAGGTCTGATCGGGCATGCCGGGAGGCTACGGGCGTCCCCCGCCCGGGGGACCCGGGAAGGCGGCAGCGGCGCCGCCTCCGCAGA is a genomic window of Blastococcus sp. HT6-30 containing:
- a CDS encoding CoA ester lyase, with product MARRRKVGPEDARSWLLVNGARTELFDVAHESRADSVVLDIEDAVDPAHKAEAREGVVQWLSQEDRSAWVRINDHSTPFWADDVAGLAGLPGLLGVMLAKAEAAEHVTETFDRLAGVTPVLALVESALGIEEAVNIARARGAFRLAFGSGDYRRDTGTSADDLAMAYPRSRLVVASRIGGLPGPIDGPTVSSSHPVLREQTAVTVSLGLTGKLCLDMDQLPVINEVISPTPSDVAWARDFLADFDARGQVIRDGSDLPRLGRARKIERLARVFGVEPV
- a CDS encoding Atu2307/SP_0267 family LLM class monooxygenase; the protein is MHLGVDSFVSAVTDPRTERVIGPEERMAHLLEEIELADRVGLYSFGIGEHHRPEYYDSAPPLILAAAAARTSRIRLGSAVAVLSAADPVRVFQQFATLDLISGGRIDLVVGRGSFTEAFPLFGLSLADYDELFAEKLDLLLQIRESEHVTWSGKHRPPLTGQGVYPRPLQDPLPIWVGVGGTPESFVRAGLLGLPLMVAIIGGEPRQFAPLVDLYRRAGAHAGHAPEKLQVGLHVFGFVADSTQAAADTIYPGWHEMFTKVSRERGFAAPTRAQFDATSGPDGAFFMGDPETVAAKLRRVSDQLGGVERVALQMTNPRLAHEDLLRGIELLGTEVVPRVAAG
- a CDS encoding alpha/beta hydrolase; the encoded protein is MPDQTFSIDSASDVRVTAYRWDPAGPVRGIVQLTHGMGEHLLRYEPLAAALTGAGWVVVGQDHRGHGATAEDGRWGDLGPGGWDELVRDVGRLSARVRAELPDAPLVLLGHSMGSFAAQQHVLDHSAELAGLVLTGTTLLDLLEPAVDLDGPTDLDGPTDLSAFNAPFTPARTDYDWLSRDEAQVDAYVADPRCGFGLATADSRQMFLSGRQLADADRVRSIRPDLPVYVAVGDADPLNGQLALVRVLVERLREAGVEDVTLQAYPGARHEVFNETNRAEVVRDLLAWLDRVVPPG